In Fusarium oxysporum Fo47 chromosome VII, complete sequence, the following proteins share a genomic window:
- a CDS encoding acyl transferase/acyl hydrolase/lysophospholipase — protein sequence TVDGGGIRGISSLLILEHIMEKIRETRGLGHVRRPCEHFDLIGGTSTGGQVSRLSPIIAIMLGRLGMTVDECIRAYKKVAQQAFTPKRTSIFPAAPTGAFSAKALEAAIKQIVRERCVESECVSRQSQGLGTVKTDEQLTLYRAVLAITKQNLDAPPTLFTTYDSSASFHGCTIWQVARATSAATTFFKSIKVGRDEIEFVNAGFGYNNPCEVLLQEAQRQFPGRRQMRLSASDTRLSILNALKKMATSSKQDAARLDGQYGDTGQYFRFNVDQGLQDVTLSDGEEASTISAHTSNYLSANQRAIRKFIDNFVATVRAKEG from the exons ACCGTAGATGGAGGCGGTATCCGCGGCATATCGAGCCTCTTAATCCTGGAACATATCATGGAAAAAATCCGTGAAACTCGAGGCTTGGGCCACGTTCGCAGACCATGCGAACACTTTGACCTGATTGGCGGCACGAGCACGGGCGGGCAGGTTTCTCGTCTCTCTCC CATCATTGCCATAATGCTCGGGAGGCTGGGCATGACCGTTGACGAGTGTATACGAGCGTATAAGAAGGTTGCCCAGCAAGCCTTCACCCCGAAGCGAACCTCGATATTCCCTGCCGCGCCGACGGGCGCTTTCTCTGCCAAGGCTCTGGAGGCTGCCATCAAACAGATTGTGAGGGAGCGCTGCGTGGAATCAGAATGTGTCTCCCGGCAGAGCCAAGGCCTCGGTACGGTTAAAAC AGACGAGCAGCTGACGTTATACAGGGCTGTGTTGGCTATCACAAAGCAAAACTTAGATGCGCCGCCAACTCTATTCACAACGTACGACTCGTCAGCCAGTTTCCATGGCTGCACAATTTGGCAGGTGGCGCGGGCGACCTCAGCCGCAACGACCTTCTTCAAGTCCATCAAGGTTGGCCGAGATGAAATCGAGTTTGTCAACGCAGGTTTCGGATACAATAATCCATGCGaagttcttctccaagagGCCCAGCGGCAGTTCCCTGGACGCCGACAAATGCGACTTTCAGCATCG GATACGCGACTATCGATTCTCAACgcactgaagaagatggctACGAGCTCGAAACAGGATGCAGCACGCCTAGATGGCCAATACGGTGACACCGGACAGTACTTCAGGTTCAATGTTGACCAGGGCTTACAGGACGTCACGTTATCGGACGGGGAGGAGGCAAGTACAATCTCTGCGCATACAAGCAACTATCTGAGCGCGAATCAGCGGGCTATCAGGAAGTTCATCGACAACTTTGTCGCTACGGTACGAGCCAAGGAAGGA
- a CDS encoding heterokaryon incompatibility protein-domain-containing protein has protein sequence MSFYTEIGGHPKQPCIRLLKLFQAKNINDPIKCRLDVFELGEHLPPYEALSYCWGGNDQRREISCNGECFKTTENLFLAMAHLRNDNADRLLWIDAICINQANLEERKSQVLLMGKIYSEATKVVVWLGSNPGSDGVNHVFELVEKYPKFQRVKASRQMKLFMDMNFPRSNAWDFATDGSKEIGSPCEHEVAQPPVLSLQVMKGITSVMRRELNLSREAVFMCGNLSAPWSAFNAALRMAFMAYFRQENHNLVNEDSDFRLEAATAIACSRLLTGRPREEDFGGPRELGDLLISYRWLAATDKRDKICGLLPLAESTYGIEPNYEVSTTICYIRAAFAILRGSRTLDLFRALRRPTCLGNAMTGLPSWVPDWSDDFSNIPEKDNKTFPTFRPMACEIMVEFLSLAAGPDISYPRFQASGRTTSSPRLRNQGRTLVLKGFILDKLSVVGGNMRYPHPGPGEPIEGFCKEKLRLMRNDLEIVIGLGELWSTLKGWKELAFGCEDFQKGSEETREDAFLTTICKDQISINIDRKGFLSQTRTCMKFLLDDSKTDATLKKLGLQNISPRWYYWAIGKAYDHRMDMDNHMSWLTALFHLRWAVDQRMARTKSGYLAIIPESSKVEDHIVLLKGGKTPYVLRKVGEQWKILGDCYVHGVMFGESWNEASCHEIELI, from the exons ATGTCTTTCTACACCGAAATCGGAGGCCATCCCAAACAGCCATGCATCAGGCTACTCAAGCTTTTCCAGGCGAAAAATATAAACGATCCGATCAAATGCCGCCTAGACGTTTTCGAACTGGGCGAGCACCTGCCGCCGTATGAGGCTTTATCCTATTGTTGGGGTGGTAACGATCAGCGTCGTGAAATCAGCTGCAATGGCGAATGTTTTAAAACCACCGAGAATCTCTTCCTTGCGATGGCGCACCTTCGAAATGACAATGCCGACCGGTTACTCTGGATTGATGCCATTTGCATCAACCAAGCTAATCTCGAGGAACGCAAGTCTCAGGTTCTCCTAATGGGAAAGATTTACAGTGAAGCCACTAAAGTGGTTGTTTGGTTAGGGTCAAATCCAGGCTCTGATGGCGTTAACCATGTGTTCGAACTCGTGGAGAAGTATCCAAAATTCCAAAGGGTGAAGGCAAGTCGCCAGATGAAGCTTTTTATGGATATGAACTTTCCTAGGTCAAACGCCTGGGATTTTGCAACCGACGGATCGAAGGAAATTGGAAGCCCTTGCGAACATGAAGTCGCGCAGCCACCTGTTCTTTCTCTCCAGGTCATGAAAGGCATCACTTCCGTAATGCGACGA GAGCTGAACCTGTCCCGGGAAGCCGTTTTCATGTGCGGCAATCTGTCAGCTCCGTGGAGTGCATTCAACGCCGCATTGAGAATGGCCTTCATGGCATACTTCCGACAGGAGAATCATAACCTTGTGAACGAAGACTCGGACTTCCGCCTAGAAGCAGCCACTGCTATTGCCTGTTCACGTCTGCTTACCGGCCGACCGAGGGAAGAAGACTTTGGAGGGCCCAGAGAGCTCGGTGACCTACTCATCAGTTACAGATGGTTGGCAGCCACAGACAAAAGGGACAAGATATGCGGACTCTTGCCTTTGGCTGAGTCAACATATGGTATCGAACCAAACTACGAAGTCTCGACGACAATTTGTTATATACGTGCGGCTTTCGCCATTCTACGCGGGAGTCGTACCTTGGACCTTTTCCGAGCCTTGCGAAGACCAACTTGCCTTGGCAACGCGATGACTGGCCTTCCTTCGTGGGTTCCTGACTGGAGCGATGACTTTTCTAACATTCCGGAAAAGGACAATAAAACGTTTCCGACATTTAGGCCGATGGCATGTGAAATAATGGTTGAATTTCTTTCGCTGGCGGCGGGCCCGGACATTTCGTATCCTCGGTTCCAAGCATCAGGGCGAACTACGAGTTCACCGCGACTTCGGAACCAGGGTAGGACGTTGGTCCTCAAAGGCTTTATCCTAGACAAATTGAGCGTTGTGGGAGGTAACATGCGATATCCGCACCCGGGGCCTGGCGAACCGATTGAAGGATTTTGCAAAGAAAAACTGAGACTGATGAGAAATGACTTGGAGATAGTCATTGGACTCGGAGAGCTCTGGAGCACGTTGAAGGGCTGGAAGGAGCTTGCTTTTGGCTGTGAAGACTTCCAAAAAGGGTCTGAGGAAACGCGAGAGGACGCTTTTCTGACGACGATCTGCAAAGACCAGATCTCTATTAACATTGATCGGAAAGGTTTCCTTAGCCAAACTCGCACGTGCATGAAATTCTTGCTCGATGATTCAAAGACAGATGCGAcgctgaagaagcttggccttCAAAACATAAGTCCACGTTGGTATTACTGGGCGATTGGAAAGGCATATGATCACAGGATGGATATGGACAACCATATGTCATGGCTCACAGCTCTTTTCCATTTACGGTGGGCAGTCGACCAGCGGATGGCGAGGACAAAGAGTGGATACCTCGCGATAATTCCCGAGTCTAGCAAAGTAGAGGACCATATTGTACTCCTCAAAGGCGGTAAAACCCCTTATGTACTGCGCAAGGTCGGGGAGCAGTGGAAGATTCTTGGGGACTGTTATGTTCATGGAGTTATGTTTGGTGAGTCTTGGAACGAGGCAAGTTGTCATGAGATAGAACTTATCTAA
- a CDS encoding uncharacterized protein (of unknown function-domain containing protein), translating into MCATGTICSSIFTRQAVPPTSSNPSVLMQQSPDAGGPLRQSTFPAVSDEVPPEDPAPLVRRRLFSHHRTRILLTLSQQCLPAMCHPSCNDINSPRREWIEWDSQILNALFCVTGFGLAPWRFRDLWFLFQYQVQGKEISLRRLGGIHRGWFRLPGSAELDPKIGPENVSSSPHLVSSIACPYPRDKIPDAPLTGQRAPATPIWKSGAVIWLMVWNTFFQCCLAGFMWGMNRYNRPSWATGLFVGLGCMVAAVGGIIIFIEGKKVKGIKGVLIGDKDIQQLQEDREKGIWHYNNIKDKDLTEDAKKNKVAKK; encoded by the coding sequence ATGTGTGCAACAGGAACCATCTGTTCATCCATCTTCACACGCCAAGCTGTGCCGCCTACTTCCTCGAACCCTTCAGTACTGATGCAACAAAGCCCCGATGCTGGAGGTCCTTTGAGACAGAGCACCTTTCCTGCCGTTAGTGATGAGGTGCCTCCTGAAGATCCTGCTCCTCTGGTAAGGCGACGCCTCTTTAGCCATCATCGTACAAGAATTCTGCTGACTCTATCGCAGCAATGCCTCCCTGCCATGTGCCACCCCTCTTGCAATGATATCAACTCGCCCAGGCGAGAATGGATTGAATGGGACTCGCAGATCCTCAACGCTCTCTTCTGCGTCACAGGTTTTGGGCTTGCTCCCTGGCGATTCCGCGACCTTTGGTTCTTATTTCAATACCAAGTGCAAGGGAAGGAGATATCCCTCCGGCGGCTGGGTGGAATTCACCGAGGCTGGTTCCGACTCCCCGGCTCCGCAGAGCTCGACCCTAAGATAGGGCCGGAAAATGTGTCAAGCTCACCTCACCTCGTCTCGTCTATCGCCTGTCCATATCCCAGGGATAAGATTCCCGACGCCCCCCTGACCGGTCAACGCGCACCGGCCACGCCAATTTGGAAGTCGGGCGCCGTAATCTGGCTGATGGTCTGGAATACCTTCTTTCAGTGTTGTCTCGCCGGCTTCATGTGGGGAATGAACAGATATAACCGGCCCAGCTGGGCGACCGGGCTCTTTGTCGGCCTCGGGTGTATGGTTGCCGCTGTCGGGGGAATCATTATATTCATTGAAGGAAAGAAGGTCAAGGGCATCAAGGGCGTTCTCATCGGCGACAAGGATATCCAGCAGCTTCAAGAGGACCGAGAGAAGGGCATTTGGCATTATAATaacatcaaggacaaggatTTAACAGAAGATGCAAAAAAGAACAAGGTAGCCAAAAAATGA
- a CDS encoding Isochorismatase-like protein produces MKFLSFLAMTLGFMAVAASEDKYVFERLDKNDALLLVVDLQVGLYSLARDFDPTLYRDQMLAHAALGKVFDLPVILTTSAENGPNGPLPKEILEMHPNAPLVQRQGEVNAWDNQEFRDAVKAANKSQIIMAGITTDVCTTFLALSLREEGYSVWANVEASGTTSPLVRDISNDRMAKAGVHTVSLFSIACDLMRDWRNTPGAKEMIPWLDKYFPVWGYVARSHEAAVNNGTIQPGEERLN; encoded by the exons ATGAAATTCCTCTCCTTCCTTGCAATGACCCTTGGCTTTATGGCAGTTGCTGCCAGCGAAGACA AGTACGTATTTGAAAGGCTGGACAAGAATGACGCA ctgctccTGGTTGTCGATCTCCAGGTTGGCCTCTACAGCCTGGCTCGGGACTTTGACCCGACGCTCTACCGCGATCAGATGCTCGCTCACGCCGCCCTGGGCAAGGTCTTTGATCTGCCAGTAATTTTGACAACATCCGCCGAGAATGGTCCCAACGGCCCTTTGCCTAAAGAGATCCTTGAGATGCACCCTAATGCGCCACTTGTGCAACGTCAAGGAGAGGTCAACGCCTGGGACAACCAGGAGTTTCGAGATGCTGTCAAGGCTGCCAACAAGTCCCAAATCATCATGGCCGGTATTACGACTGATGTCTGCACGACCTTTCTGGCACTTTCTCTTCGAGAGGAGGGTTACTCCGTCTGGGCCAACGTCGAGGCTTCTGGCACCACCTCCCCTCTTGTCCGCGACATCTCCAACGATCGAATGGCCAAGGCCGGTGTCCATACAGTCAGCCTCTTCTCCATTGCTTGTGACCTGATGAGAGACTGGCGAAACACTCCCGGCGCCAAAGAGATGATTCCCTGGCTAGATAAATATTTCCCTGTCTGGGGATACGTTGCTAGGTCCCACGAGGCAGCTGTCAACAACGGCACCATCCAGCCTGGTGAGGAGAGGCTCAACTAA